Genomic DNA from Desulfuromonas sp. TF:
GCGGGGACGATAGGCGCCGAAAGTGGTAAGCAATTGATAAAAATGGGAAAATTCAAGAGTAAAGGGGACAGGGTGAGAAGAGATCTTCAACGGAATCCGTTATATTTAACATTATTGTCAAATACGACGGCCGCCCTTCATGGACAGACTTGCGTGCCGAAAATGACCGTTAGCTGCTACGAATGCAAGAGGCCGGTAATACACGGGAATACTGCAGGAGAAAAGGACTGGGCAAGATAAAGTATGACGGCTCCCTTCGACCGCTTTGAATGGCTGAACGGGGAGGTTTGTTATTGCCGGCGGAGGCCGTACTTGCGCATCCGGGCGCGCAGGGTGCTGGGATTGAGGCCGAGGAGGAGTGCCGCGCCGCTTTTTCCATCGACGCGCCAGTTGGTTTTATGCAGCACCTGGAGGATATGGTCGCGTTCCAGGTCGGCGAGGACCTTGACCTCCTGTTCGCTATCCTCCACGCTCTTGTGGAAGATCTCGAACCGGTCCAGGACCTGTAGTGTGGCGCCCTGGCTGGTGATGACCGCCCGCTCGATGACGCTCTCCAGTTCGCGGACGTTGCCGGGCCAGTGGTAATTCTGGAGGGCGTTCAGGGTTTCTTGCGAAACGCTCCCGATCTTCTTGCCCGTTTTCTTGTTGAATTTGCCGACAAAATAATCGACGAGCAGCGGGATGTCTTCCTTGCGCTGCCGCAGGGGGGGGATGGTGATGGGGAAGACGCTGAGCCGATAGAAGAGGTCTTCGCGGAACCGGCTGGCGCGGATCTCCTCTTCCAGGTTCCGGTTGCTGGCCGCGATGATGCGGACATCGACCTTGAGCGTGCGGGGGCTGCCCAGCCGCTCGAACTCGCCGTCCTGGATGACCCGCAGCAGCTTGACCTGCAGCTCCAGCGGCATCTCTCCGATTTCGTCGAGGAAGATGGTGCCGCCGTCGGCCAGTTCGAAGCGTCCAATCTGGCGCGCATGCGCCCCGGTAAAGGCGCCCTTCTCACGCCCGAAGAGTTCGCTTTCGATGAGGTTCGCGGGGAGCGCCGTGCAATTGACGGTAATCAAGGGCCGGCTGCTGCGGGAGCTGCGGCGGTGGATTTCGCGCGCCGCCATCCCCTTGCCGGTGCCGGTCTCGCCCAGCAGCAGAACGGTCGCATCCTGGGGCGCCACCTGATCGATTCGGAAGAAGACATAGCTGATGGCCGGGCTCTGGCCGACGATCTCGCCGAAGCGCTCTTCCCGGGCAAGTTCCTGCTGCAGATGGACGTTCTCGGCCTGGAGCTTGTCGGTCAACTGCTTGATTTTCGCCAGCGCATCCCGCAGGGCGGCTTCCGCCTTCTTGCGCTCTTCGATTTCCTCCAGGAGATGCGCGTTCGCCCGGGTTAGCTCCGCTGTCCTCTCCTGGACGGTTGCCTCCATCCGGTCATGGCCCTGCTGCAGCTTCTCTTCCAGCCGCCTGCGCCCCGTGACGTCGACGATCGAGGTCAGGACGCGACCCGCGCCGCTTCCGTCCGTGACCGCGACGCTCTGCAATTGCCCGTAGATCACCCCTCCGTCTCTGGCAGTGAGCCTGAG
This window encodes:
- a CDS encoding sigma-54-dependent Fis family transcriptional regulator, yielding MGKDQEKRFFRAAAELRRQAEERLRARAAQGPVPMEEIETQRLLHELEVHQVELEMQNEELRQTRRELELSLHKYSELYDFAPVGYVVFDPGGLICEINLAGAQLLGAERQRLAHAPFPPFIADAEGRKIFSRHLRAVLEQQTVLRCELRLTARDGGVIYGQLQSVAVTDGSGAGRVLTSIVDVTGRRRLEEKLQQGHDRMEATVQERTAELTRANAHLLEEIEERKKAEAALRDALAKIKQLTDKLQAENVHLQQELAREERFGEIVGQSPAISYVFFRIDQVAPQDATVLLLGETGTGKGMAAREIHRRSSRSSRPLITVNCTALPANLIESELFGREKGAFTGAHARQIGRFELADGGTIFLDEIGEMPLELQVKLLRVIQDGEFERLGSPRTLKVDVRIIAASNRNLEEEIRASRFREDLFYRLSVFPITIPPLRQRKEDIPLLVDYFVGKFNKKTGKKIGSVSQETLNALQNYHWPGNVRELESVIERAVITSQGATLQVLDRFEIFHKSVEDSEQEVKVLADLERDHILQVLHKTNWRVDGKSGAALLLGLNPSTLRARMRKYGLRRQ